Within Lolium rigidum isolate FL_2022 chromosome 5, APGP_CSIRO_Lrig_0.1, whole genome shotgun sequence, the genomic segment atctgaaatacaatctactacaattgttctttactgttcttcgcaaacaatcatcatcatccacactatacatctaatcctttgtttacagcaagccagtgagattgacaacctcactgttacgttggggcaaagtaccgtgattgtgttgtgcaggttccacgttggcgccggaatccctggtgttgcgccgcactacactccgccaccaacaaccttcaacgtgcttcttggctcctactggttcgataaccttggtttcttactgagggaaaacttgctgctgtgcgcatcacaccttcctcttggggttcccaacggacgtgtcaatgacGCGCATCACGCCACTCCCTTCTTATTCTTCCCACTTTGTTATTTTTCCCTTTAGCTCAAGTTCTCTCAGTCCCTCCATCTCACACTTTCTTATTTTTTCCTTTAGTTCTCATGAATGCATAGTTATTGAGTGCACGCATATCTCGATCGATCTCTCTCCATATCTCCGACCATGTACAAGTCATGTTGattgatgttggagatatgcccgagagtcaataataaagtagttattgttatatcttagtgttcattataaatgtttacatcacatgctataattgtattaagtggaaacattgatacatgtgtgttgtgtaaacaaccagagtccctagtaagcctctcatttaactagcttgtttattaatagatgatcatagtttcctgatcacgaacattgaatgttattaataaaaaaatcatatcattaggtgaatgatgtgatggacacaccctcataataagcgtagcataagatcaagtcattaagttcgtttttCTACAAGCTTTCAatccatagtaacctaatccttcgaccatgagattgtgtaaatcacttacaccagatggatgcttttattacatcaaacgccacttcataaatgggtggttataaagatgggattaagtgttctgaaagtatgagttgaagcgcatggatcaagagtagGATTTATGCATCCTGAtgtcggatagatatactctgggccctctcggtggaagtcattcaattagcttgcaagcatgtgactaggtcacaagggatgacatatcacggtacgagtaaagagtacttatcggtaataaggttgaactaggtatagatatACCGATGaacgaacctcggataagtaaagtatcgcgcgacaaagggaatcgatatcgtatgttaatggttcattcaatcaaaaagtcatcgttgaatatatgggaaccattatggatctatatgtcccgctattggttattgatcggagaggagtctcgatcatgtctgcatagttcatgaaccatagggtgacacactcaagattcgatgttgtatagtagatatggaatatgagatggagacagaATAtagttcagagtctcggatggggtTCAGGACATCACCaggaggtctggaatggtccggagaataagattcatataaggaaagttatttttcggggttcggaaaagttcaggaattttccggtggaagaccaggaagtttctagaaggttccggaggggccaCCCATGGGCTCAcgaccccgggaggggccacCTAAGCCGAGGTTGTGcagcccagccctaatgggccaggcgcaccaagcctcagaggcccaggccggccaaccccctagggtttgaggaaaccctaaaggggggatggacttggggggggggggcaagttcccctcccctctccttggCACCGgccctagggcttggaggaggggccaaggagaCCCTAGCCGGCCTCCCCCTATATAGAGAGGGGAGGGGCAGGGGCGCAGCACACCCTtccctccaaccctagccgccacgtcTCATCCTCCTCATAATTCCtgcaccggcttggcgaagccctgcaggattttctcctacaccaccaccaccaagccatcgtgctgctgggattccgaggagatctaccacctccgatgcccgctggaatggggagaggaaggacgtcattggcaccgtacgtgtgaccgagtacggaagtgctgccggattgcagcactgcgaATGATCGTCTACATTAACCactagatctgatctcgttaaggctttggatcttcgagggttagcttctcttctatctcgttgctctgatctcatagattagatcttggatttttcatagattggatcttggttttattcgtctttgcggtagatttttttgttttctatgcaacgaaccaaacagttgtatcagagccgtgtctatgcatagatctgttgcacgagtagaacacaatggttttgtgggtgttgatgtttTTGTTGTCGCTTTCTTTTCGTGTACTtttcatcttgcgggatggtgggatgaagcggcccgggctaatctTACATGTCCACGCACATGAAacctgctccacgcttgacatgcaacttgtattgcataagtggctctgCGGGTGTCTGTTTCTCCCATCATAGTTGAGATTCAATTTACAATctgcacttgacaacacttgtatcagcgttgtgTTTCTTGTTCGTAGGTAAGATCGGATCTTATTCGAATGCCCGAAGCCACGTAAAACATGCAAagaaaattagaggcgtctaacttgtttttgcagaggcatgtgatgtgatatggtcatTATGTGATTGTGTTTATATTTTATGTAAGAGGTGATCCTTATTGTAATGTGTCAACtgccaggagcctaatggttgtcctaATTGTTTCATGGCCTGTGTGTTAAtcaccatgtaatagctttatttcattactatgtgttagtagttgtaatagttgctatggatggtggacaaccatgaagcggcgccatggaccttggcgcaatgctggtgatgatggagatcatgctcgtgtgctttggagatggagatcaaagtcACAAGAagaaaaggccatatcatatcacattatccatgcatgtgatgtttatccttttatgcatcttattttgcttagatcgcgacggtagcattataagatgatctctcacattaatatcaagataataaagtgttctcccctcgtatggacCGTTGCAAAAGTTCGTCGtttcatctcgtgatgatcggatgtgatagattctacgcttATAGTATAGTCACAATCAAAAAGAGAACGTACCCGAGAACGGACACTTTTTGGACACATaatcctttagagcatctccactcggctCCCCAGCACCTCCTCCCCAGGCCGAACTTTATCGATGGATGTAATGTTTTCCCATTCGATCCCCTAGGAGCCCAATTTTCGCTGGATTGGGACTAAATTACATCCGGCGATCGTACGCCAAACCCAGGGCATCGGGGAGCGCATGCAACCGCCGGATGGAGGCGAAAAGGGCGTGGGACCGGCTGTCGGTGACACAAGGCGTATTTTCCTCCATTTTTTCCACTTTCCCTCCATTTCTTGCCGCCATATCCCCCGACCGCAGCGTTTCCCCCGCCATTTTCCCCAAGCTCCACAccatgccgcccaaaaagttcatcGGCCCTCGCGCGACCATCGCCACCATCGCCGAACCTAAGCAGCACAAGCCGCGGAAGCCGAAGCAGAAGTCAGACGACATGAGCAACGCCGAGCGGGACAGGGACATCCACCGGAGGAGGGCCGAAACCCAAGGCCTGAATGAGTGACTGCATAAGCTCAAGCTCTGGAAAGCCGACGATACGACAAAGGTGGAGGAAGAAGCGCCGACAGTAATCAACAGGAAGGTCGCGATGGCAAGGGCAGAGATTGGCCTCCCAACGATCTACATTGGCTAGTATCCTCACGGGTGGAATATGGGCTTGGTCTCGTTGCCTGGcttctcaccttcttctccggccATGTTCCAGGAACCATATGGCCACCTGACGCCGCGCTCGAGGTTTTCTTCATCGTCGTCGCCTTACCAAGGGCGCCACGTACAACCCAATGGCGCCGGCGCTCGGCGCGGCGGAAGGCTGCCCGGAACTCGGCTAGAAGGTAGCCAAGGCGGCGAAGCTCATGGGCCCGCAACCCGAGCTCCTTAAGGCTACATAGAGAAGTGCATGACCGATGCCAAGACGCATGCCTTAGAGCGGGCCGAGAATTTTGACGCGAGCTAGAAAACGATGTTAAAGAACCATAACGTGCGGATCGACCTGCTCAAGGCCACCAccacgacgaagaagaggaacacggactgGGCGTTCCTCATGGCGGTGAAGCCGAAGGTCACGGACGAGAAGGTGTAGGCGTGTTACGCGGCGCATCGCGACATCGTCCTCAACCAGCTTGCGGAGGGCGAACCGGCCGATGCTGCTTCCTCGCCCACGCCGACGCTGATCTCCACCCCGGATACCTCCACAACAAGCACTGCCGCAACGCCATCGCCATCGGAGGAGGAgcccgtcatcgtcatcatcgatGATGAGCCCACCGTGGCAAACGCCGAGGAGATCGCCGCCATCGATAAGGACCCCGTCTTCCCGCCAGAGGAGGCGAGGCGACTGCTATTTAATCGTTGTGTCTGTAGTATGATCGCTAAACTTCTGCCTCTTTTTGTGGGTGAGATAGCCAAGCTTGTGGACGACGATCGGAAAATTTCTAACCTATTTTTTGTAGCGGGAAGATTACCTTTCATATATATTGCTACTTTCGCCAGGTTGTTCTGGGTTCGCCGCTGAAAAACTGTGCCCAAACCGAAAGTTTCGTTCATCCGACACTAAATAGCACCGGATTTTAGCATGTTGAGAGATGCGCAGGGATTATCCAAAGAGTTAAATACATCTACGATCCGTCAACTTGATTTAGTCCTTCTAGTATCAAATTGCAGAATCGTTGCCATGAAGTTATTGATTTGACTCAATTTCGTCCTCAACTAGCCCCAGTGTTGAAATCAGGATGCCATGGACAACACGTGGACATGGGATCTACTGGTAGGACGGAAAATGTCATGCAATTTTATAGGTAGCCCCTCCACGGGCGCGTATATTTGCAAATCACTCCCCAAGCTGAGCTTCATTCCTTGTATGTTCAAGGAACCAAAAAAGGCAAGGTGGTGGGGAGAGCACGGGGAGGCGCTGTGAGACGGTGTTGGCAATCGGTTGACAAGGAAGATGACTAACGGTCCGAGGAGGGGAGAGGCCGTCAAGGCAACCCCGGTGGTCGTGGCGATGGTCCCCATACGCCGCCAAGAAGGGGAACCGTCGTCGTAGTTTGGCAAGACTCACATCGACCGCTTGGCCATGGTTTTTCTTCGAAAAATTCAACTTTGTGTGGATGTTCGTAGAGTAGAGTGACATGTACTTGATGTTTGTTCGATTCTTAGTAATGGAAGAAATAAATTTAGGGGGTTTTTCACTGTTTGTAGAGTAGAGTGATGGGTACTTGACGGTCGTTTTCATAATTATGTTATACCATGGTGGAGGATTTTTTGttggaatgaaaataacaaaggtTATCCGGATGGAAAACCTATATGGTTTGACTACTATGATGTCACTGCGATGTTCATTGCTGCGATGATATGAAGTTGGTGTTTTCCTTGTAATATTCTAGGTGATAGTGGTGCTCTTTGGTTCATCTGGAAAGAGCATGATGTTGCAGCTATTGTTGACGGTGTAAAGGCTGGCAACAATTTTGTGGTCATTTACATTGATCACGATAAGATTCTAGGCACGTTTGATCTTGATGATGCAGCATTGTATGCACCTACAGCGGTGTATTTAGGTCCATGAAAATTCAAAGGAGGCTAAGAATAAAGCAAGAACACAACAGAACAAAAGGCCAGCAGTTAATTATATGACAAGGATTGGAAATAAAGTTTCCATGTTTGATGAGTTGAGAGGCTGATCTAGTTGTGATGGTCATGAGTGTCTAGTATGACTTTGTTAGAAAATAAATAAGAACTTTTTCTATCATTTTTTCGTTCCTCAAACATACAAGGAATGAAACTCAATCGAGGGAGGTGTGATCTCCAAATATCTGTTGCCGTTAGTTATTGGATTAGGTGTGGGAGGGGCATGGTATTTTCCGTCCTACCGGTGGATCCCATGTCAATGTGTCGTTCAGGTCATCCTGATTTTAGGGCCGGGCTGGTTGAGGACGAAATTAAATTAAATCAACAACTTGGTGAGTTTGAGACTAGAAAGACTAAATCgagtcaactgcattgaactcttATCCAAACCCGCCGGCGCTGTGTGCCACGCGCCGCATCCAGCATCACCCCCCGCCGTCACGCTTTCGTCCCACCACCAACCGTAGCGAGCAACAGTCTCTTCAGAATTCTCAAAATCTCAACTTTGTTGGACTGGATAATCAGAGCGCGCCACGTCCGACGCCATTCCACACGCTTCGCACCCATCTTCCCTTCTCCCACCACCTGCCCTGCTCCCGCCCGCTTcctcccaaaaccctagccgccgccgccgccgccgccgccgccgccgccgccgagggaaTCCGGATTCCTCCAGTGTCCGTAGCCTCGGTGGCCGTGTGAGACGCGCGCAGAAAGAGCATCCCCGGGAGTGGCATACCGCTGTCCCCGGCGAGCCGGCATGGAGGAGAGGCCATAGATCGCCGGcacgcgcctccgccgccgccggacgcGGCGGCGGAGCAGGGCCAGGAGCTGCAGCTCCCGGCGGACATCGACTGGGACCGCCTAGACAAGGCgcgcttcttcctcctcggcgcGGGGCTCTTCTCCGCCGTCTCCGCCGCGCTCTACCCCGCCGTCGTCCTCAAGACGCGCCTGCAGGTCGCGCCGGAGCCGCCCCCGGCGCACGCCGCCGCGGCGGGGGCGAGAAGCTCCGCCGGCctc encodes:
- the LOC124657023 gene encoding solute carrier family 25 member 44-like; translated protein: MLKNHNVRIDLLKATTTTKKRNTDWAFLMAVKPKVTDEKLAEGEPADAASSPTPTLISTPDTSTTSTAATPSPSEEEPVIVIIDDEPTVANAEEIAAIDKDPVFPPEEARRLLFNRCVCSMIAKLLPLFVGDSGALWFIWKEHDVAAIVDGVKAGNNFVVIYIDHDKILGTFDLDDAALKSIPGSGIPLSPASRHGGEAIDRRHAPPPPPDAAAEQGQELQLPADIDWDRLDKARFFLLGAGLFSAVSAALYPAVVLKTRLQVAPEPPPAHAAAAGARSSAGLPPSAAAAATTILRREGALAFYRGFATSLAGTVPARALYMGALEATRSAVGPAMLGLGAPEPAASAVASAAAGLTAAVAAQVVWTPVDVISQRLMVQGNPCPASRYHGGLDAFRKIAASDGLRGLYRGFGMSILTYAPSNAVWWATYSLSQKAIWSGIGCYLCQYGTLMVVQGASAAMAGGAAALVTMPLDTIKTRMQVMDGHGEPITIGRTVRKLIKEGGWGACYRGLGPRWASMSLSATTMITTYEFLKRLSAKKGHGSP